The following is a genomic window from Geminicoccus roseus DSM 18922.
GGCGGTGCCGGGGATCGACGCGGTGGCGATCGGGCCGAACGACCTGTCTGGCACGGCCGGCCTCCTGCGCAACCTGAGCCATCCGACGGTGAAGACGGCGCACGAGACGATCGTGACGAAGACCAAGGCGAAGGGCCTGCCGGTCTGCCTGGGCGTCAACACGCCGGCGTCGCAGAACAAGGAATGGGTCGAGAAGGGCGTGCGCTTCCTGATGGTGACCTCGGACATCGAGCTGCTGGCAGGCGGCGGCTCGGCTGCCCTGCGCGCCACCCGGGAAGCAATCGGCGGCTGACCGGAAGGACCTCCCGCGCCGGATCCGGCGCGGGAGGTTCAGCCTGCCTTTGGCTGGAACGGGGCCGGAACGGCCAGCGCGCCGCCAACCCAGAGGAGCGGGCTGCCAGTGTCGTGGGTGGTGACCTTCAGGACCCGTCCGACCAGGATCCCGTGACTGGCGCCGTCATGGACGGTCTCCAGCTCGCATTCGAACGACGCCGGCGCGTCCTCCAGCAGCGGTACGCCATGGGCGCCCTCGACCCATGGACCGACAGCGAAGCGCGGTTCTCCCGATTCGGCGAACAGGCCGCCGAACCGGCCGGCAAGCTCGGCATGGGCCGGGCCCAGCAGGTTCACGCCAAACCGGCGGTGGCGGAGGATCGGGTGGAACGAGTCCGAATCCCGGTTGATGCACACCAGGAGGGTAGGCGGATCGGCGGAAACCGACGTCACCGCGGTGGCGGTGAGGCCAAAGCGTTCCGGAACCGAACCTGTCGTGACAATCGTCACCCCTGCCGCCAGGCGACGCATGCCATCGATGTAGGACGTCCGGTCCGCGCTCACCCGTTTCTCCCCCTTATGGATCG
Proteins encoded in this region:
- a CDS encoding flavin reductase family protein, producing the protein MSADRTSYIDGMRRLAAGVTIVTTGSVPERFGLTATAVTSVSADPPTLLVCINRDSDSFHPILRHRRFGVNLLGPAHAELAGRFGGLFAESGEPRFAVGPWVEGAHGVPLLEDAPASFECELETVHDGASHGILVGRVLKVTTHDTGSPLLWVGGALAVPAPFQPKAG